One Microvirga thermotolerans DNA window includes the following coding sequences:
- a CDS encoding DUF4142 domain-containing protein, which produces MSRRLVVAGLAAVLACPALAQQTPQNQAIPYPVAPQPAETQPNQGLGQNAQEREQRVRQGGAPQDSRTQARQGQAGAPAQMGQQQSQADREYIQQTLATGTVSLQASNFALSKAQNPRVKQFAHFEVAEQNTLSEVLRSMAEPAATSSTTAGAQQAASTAPELPQADAAAMERRSKAQGGAAFDKDYVAMQLKGHQDLLAVQERYLQGNPGNRELMNVAKLARGQIQEHIALLQDMQKETGR; this is translated from the coding sequence ATGTCCCGCCGTCTCGTCGTTGCCGGCCTTGCCGCCGTTCTCGCCTGCCCCGCCCTGGCGCAGCAGACGCCGCAGAACCAGGCCATTCCCTACCCTGTCGCGCCGCAGCCCGCCGAAACGCAGCCCAACCAGGGTCTCGGCCAGAACGCACAGGAGCGCGAGCAGCGGGTCCGGCAGGGCGGCGCGCCTCAGGACAGCCGGACCCAGGCGCGCCAGGGCCAAGCCGGCGCTCCCGCCCAAATGGGGCAGCAGCAGTCCCAGGCCGACCGTGAGTACATCCAGCAGACGCTCGCCACCGGAACCGTCTCGCTCCAGGCCTCCAACTTCGCCCTGTCGAAGGCACAGAACCCGCGCGTGAAGCAGTTCGCTCATTTCGAGGTCGCGGAGCAGAACACCCTCTCCGAGGTGCTGCGCTCCATGGCCGAGCCCGCCGCCACGTCCTCCACGACCGCAGGCGCGCAGCAGGCCGCCTCGACCGCGCCGGAGCTGCCGCAGGCCGATGCCGCCGCCATGGAACGCCGGTCGAAGGCGCAGGGCGGCGCGGCCTTCGACAAGGACTATGTCGCCATGCAGCTGAAGGGTCATCAGGACCTCCTCGCCGTTCAGGAGCGCTACCTCCAGGGCAATCCGGGCAACCGCGAGCTCATGAACGTGGCCAAGCTCGCGCGCGGGCAGATCCAGGAGCACATCGCCCTTCTCCAGGACATGCAGAAGGAAACCGGCCGCTGA